The stretch of DNA GCGGAGTTAGTGCAATTATTAATGAGCTATATAAGGTTGAAGGAGCCCTCCATAAGGACTGCTTAACGATTACCGGAAAAACCCTTCAAGAAAATGTGAAGGATGCAACAATAACAAATGAGAATGTTATACGAAGCAAAGACAATCCATATAGCCCTGTTGGCGGTCTATCCATCCTATATGGAAATATTGCTCCAGATGGCAGTGTTATCAAGGTCGGTGCCGTTGATCCGTCAATCAAAACCTTCCTTGGCGAAGCAATCGTTTTTGATTCTCAAGAAGAGGCACAAGAAAATATCAATAATGGCACTGTTCAAGCAGGACACGTAGTGGTTATCCGCTATGAAGGTCCAAAAGGCGGACCAGGAATGCCGGAAATGCTTGCCCCTACCTCCGCTATTATGGGTCGTGGATTAGGGAAAGAAGTTGCTCTTATCACAGATGGTCGTTTCTCTGGTGCAAGCCGCGGGATTTCCATCGGTCATATTTCACCGGAAGCAGCCGAAGGCGGACCTATTGCACTTGTTGAAAATGGTGACAAAATCCTAATCGACTTGCCTGCTAGATCCATTGAATTGATTGTGGATGAAGAAGTTTTAGCAGAAAGAAGACGCTTATGGCAAAAGCCAGAGCCAAAGATTAAGACCGGCTACCTAGCCAAATATGCAAAGTTGGTTACCTCCGCTAATACTGGCGGAATTATGAAAATATAAAAGTATTAAGTTAGTAAATACTGTCACTTTAACCTAACCCAGGGTTTAGGCTCCCTTTTAATCGCCGAGGTTAAAGACCTATCAGTAGATTTGAAAAATTTATAGAGAAAATCGATGACGGGAATAAAGGAATAAGAAAATGTATTTTCAGAGAGCTGGGGTTGCTGGAAGCCCAGTAATACACCTTATTCCGACATCATCCCTGAGTATTGAGCTGAACGGTCCTTACTTATTAGGCTCAGTCAGGTGTTCTTTTTGGAGCACCTGTTACCAAAAGAAGCGGTTATGAACTTTTGTAGTCGCTTCAAGAGGCAGTATTCGTGAGAATGCTGTAAAACCGGGTGGTACCGAGAAATGGAAGGCCATTTCTCCCCGAAATATTCTGCTTATGTTTTTTGTGTCTGCAGTTTATTCGGAGAGATTATGGCCTTCTTTTACTATTTTGGGAATTTTTAAGAAAAGTTTCAAACATATACAAGGAGGGATTACGAGGTGAAAGTAGAAGCAAAGCCGGACTTCCAAACTAGTACGGCACCGAAAACGGGTGCAGACCTGCTCATTGACTTATTAATTAATGAAGGTGTTGATACGCTTTTTGGGTATCCGGGTGGTGCCGTTCTACCAATCTATGACGCGATTTATCGTGCGAGAGGCAACATTAAGCACGTCCTCTTCCGTCACGAGCAAGGAAGCATTCATGCTGCTGAAGGTTATGCCCGCATTACCGGAAAACCTGGGGTTGTAATCGCAACTTCTGGTCCTGGAGCAACCAACTTGGTTACTGGTATTACAGACGCAATGATGGATTCTTTACCGCTAGTGATTTTCACTGGTCAGGTTGCTCGTGGTGTCATCGGAACTGATGCATTTCAAGAAGCTGACGTTATGGCGATTACAACACCTATTACAAAACATAATTATCAGGTACAAAACATTTTCGACCTGCCAAGAATTGTAAAAGAAGCTTTTCATATTGCTTCTACAGGTCGTCCAGGTCCGGTGTTAATTGATATTCCAAAAGATATCTCAGCAGGAGAATTAACTGAAATACCTGGAGAAGGTGTTATCCACCTCCCAGGATACCAGCCAACAACAAAGCCAAATCCGCTGCAGATCAAAAAACTTGCAGATGCGATTGCTAAGTCAAGAAAGCCGGTTATTCTTGCTGGTGCTGGGATACTTCACGGAAAGGCTTCATCAGAGTTAACTGCTTTCGCTGAAAAACACAAGATTCCAGTTGTAACTACTCTTCTAGGACTTGGAACATTCCCAGCAAACACCCCTCTCTCTCTTGGGATGGGCGGCATGCATGGAACGTACACAGCAAACATGGCAATTTACGAATCAGATTTACTTATTAATATCGGTGCCCGCTTTGATGACCGACTTACAGGAAATCTAAAGCACTTTGCTCCCAATGCCAAAGTTGCCCATATTGATATCGATCCTGCTGAAATTGGAAAAAATGTCCCAACAAATATTCCAATTGTTTCAGATTCAAAGGAAGCTTTGATTGAATTAATTAATCAGACAGCAGAATCACCCGATACAGAAAGATGGTTAGAGACACTTAACAAGTATAAAGAAGAATTCCCATTATGGTATAAACATGATCCAAACGGAATGTCTCCACAATGGTTGATTGAAGCGATTCATAAAGTAACAAACGGTGAAGCTGTTGTTACGACAGATGTTGGACAGCACCAAATGTGGGCTGCTCAATATTACAATTTTGAAAAACCTCATCGCTGGGTTACTTCCGGTGGACTAGGGACGATGGGATTCGGCTTTCCAGCTGCGATTGGAGCGCAAATGGCATCTCCAGGCAGCACTGTAGTAGCCATTGTTGGGGATGCTGGTTTCCAGATGACCTTACAGGAATTGTCGGTAATTTACGAACAGAATCTCCCAGTAAAAATCATCATTGTCAATAACGGTGCCCTAGGTATGGTTCGACAATGGCAGGAATTATTACATGGTAACCGTATATCGGAGTCTATCCTTAATACGCAGCCAGATTTTGTGAAGCTTGCTGAGGCCTACCATATCCTAGGGTTAAAGATTGAAACTCAGGAAGAATTAATCACAAAGCTTCCAGAAGTATTTGCTTATGACGGTCCTGTATTAATGGATTGCCGAGTATTACAGCAGGAAAAAGTTTTCCCGATGATTGCTCCTGGCAAAGGAATACATGAAATGATTGGGGTGAAACCATCGTGAAACGGATTATTTCCTTAACCGTTCAGGATCGAAGTGGTGTATTAAATCGAGTCACTGGTCTATTACAAAGACGACAATTTAATATCTCAAGTATCTCAGTAGGTCCAACTGAAACCGAAGGCATTTCAAAAATGACCTTAGTGGTTGAAGTCGAAGATGAACAGCGCCTTGAACAGGTTACAAAACAACTAAACAAGCAAATTGATGTATTAAAGGTTTCTGACATAACAGATAAAGCGATTGTCGCACGTGAACTGGCTCTAATTAAAGTAGCAGGGAGTTCACAACTTCGCAGTGAGATTAACGGAATCATCGACCCCTTCCGTGCCTTAATCATTGACGTAAGCAAAGACAGCTTAACGATACAGATTACTGGCCGGCCAGATAAAATCGATGCGTTGATCGACCTGCTTCGCCCATATGGAATTAAAGAGATTGCTAGAACAGGATTGACCGCCTTCTTACGCGGACATCAACCACAAGTTAACGAGTTAACTACCTACTCTCAAATAAAATAAACATTTTCGAAGGGATGATTATAATGGCAAAAGTATTATATAACGGAGATATTCAAGAGGCAGTTTTACAAGGAAAGAAGATCGCAGTAATTGGTTATGGTTCACAAGGTCATGCTCATGCATTAAACCTTAAGGAAAGCGGTTTTGACGTTGTTGTTGGTTTAAGAGGCGGAAAGTCTTGGGATAAAGCAGTTGAAGATGGAGTTGAAGTTACAACTGTTGCTGAAGCAACTGCTCAAGCAGAAGTTATTATGGTTTTACTTCCAGATGAAATGCAGCCTAAGGTTTACGAAGAAAGCATTAAACCAAACCTTGAAGCTGGTAATGCATTAGTATTTGCTCATGGTTTCAACGTTCATTTTACACAAATCGTTCCTCCAGCAGATGTAGACGTGTTCCTAGTTGCTCCTAAAGGTCCAGGACATTTAGTTCGACGCACCTATACAGAAGGCGCAGGAGTTCCAGCACTATACGCTGTTTATCAAGACTACACTGGCCAAGCGCGTGACTTAGCTCTTGCTTACGCTAAAGGTATCGGATCTGCTCGTGCAGGTGTATTAGAAACTTCTTTCCAAGAAGAAACAGAAACAGATTTATTCGGAGAACAAGCAGTTCTTTGCGGTGGTGCTACTGCCCTAATCAAAGCAGGTTTCGAAACGCTTGTAGAAGCTGGTTACCAGCCTGAAGTTGCTTACTTTGAGTGTTTACACGAATTAAAATTAATCGTTGACCTTCTATATGAAGGAGGACTTGAAAACATGCGTTATTCTATCTCTGATACAGCACAATGGGGAGATTTCGTTTCTGGACCACGTGTTGTTAACGAAGATACAAAAGCACGCATGAAAGAAGTATTAACGGATATTCAAACAGGTGCATTTGCGAAAGGCTGGATCTTGGAGAACCAAGCAAACCGTCCTCAATTTAACGCAATTAACCGCAGTGAAAATAACCATCCAATTGAAGTAGTTGGTCGTGAGCTTCGTGCCTTAATGCCATTTATTAAAAACAAGCCAGTAAATGAGAAGAAGGAAGTGGTGGTAAATGGTTCACGTTAACATCTTTGATACGACACTTCGCGATGGCGAACAATCTCCTGGTGTGAATTTAAACCAACTCGAAAAACTGGAAATCGCTAGACAACTAGAAAGGTTTGGCGTTGATATCATGGAGGCCGGGTTTCCGGCTTCCTCCCAAGGGGATTTCGAGGCAGTAAGAGCGATTGCCCGGAGTATTAAAAACAGTTCCGTCACTGGTCTAGCAAGAGCAACCAAATCGGACATTGACATTGCGTGGGACGCATTAAAAGATGCAGCAGAACCAAGGTTGCACGTTTTCCTTGCTACCTCCCCTATTCATATGAAATATAAATTGTTCAAAACACCTGAGGAAGTCATTCAAACCTCAGTCGATATGGTGGCATATGCCAAACAAAGATTCCCACATATCGAGTGGTCTGCTGAAGATGCTTCTCGTTCGGATCTAGACTTTCTTGTCAAAATCATTACCAAGGTGATTGACGCAGGAGCAACGGTCATTAACCTTCCTGACACTGTAGGTTATGCTACCCCAGCAGAATATGGTTACATGTTCCGTTATATCCGAGAGAACGTTCCTAATATCCATAAGGTTTCATTATCCTGTCATTGTCATGATGATTTAGGAATGGCTGTTGCCAACTCACTGGCAGCAATCGAAAATGGTGTTACCCAGGTGGAAGGAACCATTAACGGTATTGGCGAACGTGCGGGGAATGCTTCACTTGAAGAAATTGCCGTAGCTTTCAATATTCGTAAAGATAAATATCCATTTACGACAAATCTTGTTTTAAAAGAAATCAAACGCACCAGTGACTTAGTCAGCCGCTTCACAGGAATGATGGTTCCTGGAAATAAAGCGGTAGTTGGAAAAAATGCTTTTGCTCATGAGTCAGGAATTCATCAGGATGGTGTATTAAAGAATGCCCTAACCTATGAAATTATTACTCCTGAAATGGTTGGTATTCAATCGAATGATTTAGTCCTTGGTAAGCATTCAGGACGTCATGCCTTTAAAGATAAAATTGAAAACATGGGCTTTACGTTATCTGCTGAAAAACTTCTTGAAGCATTTACAGCTTTTAAACAGCTTACCGACCGTAAAAAAGAAGTTACGGATGAAGATTTATTTACTATCCTAACCGATATCCAAACTGCAGTTGCTGATGTTAAAAAATATGAACTTGTTGCTTTCCAAGTCCATTATGGTTCAGCCAACCTCCCTACTGCTACAGTTGCGCTTAATACGCCAGAAGGTGTTCGCGTAGAAACCGCCCGTACAGGTTCAGGAAGCGTAGAAGCGTTAATGAACACATTGGAAGCTTTAATTAAAGAAGAAATTCACTTAACTGATTTTAAACTAAACTCAGTTGGCCAAGGAAGAGATGCCCTAGCTGAGGTACATGTAAAAATGACCGTTGATGGTCTACAGGTAAGTGGCCGCGGTTCAGCACAAGACGTGTTAGAAGCTTCTGCTAAATCGTTCTTGAATGCTGTAAATCGAGTATTTTACAACCCTAAAGCTGCTATTTCCGCAGCATCCGCGCAAGCTTAAGTGACTTTTTTGCGAGGCGTTTTAAAAAATGATGAGGAGGTTGCTTCGAATGAAAAAACGTATTGTATTACTACCTGGTGATGGGATTGGCAAGGAAGTTATTAATTCTGCAAAAGATGTATTGAATGCTATTGCTGAAGAATTTAACCACAGTTTTACCTTCGAATCCCATGAGATCGGAGGGGCAGCCATTGACCTATACGGCACTCCGCTGCCGGAAACAACAGTTGACGCCTGTAAACAAGCAGATGCTGTATTATTAGGTGCGGTTGGAGGCCCTAAATGGGATAACAACCCCTCCCATTTACGCCCTGAAAGAGGATTGCTTGGTATTCGGAAGGCCCTTGATTTATATGCCAATTTAAGACCCATTAAAGGATTTAAAAATTTGCTGCATGCTTCTCCTTTAAAAGAGGAAGTTGTTGCAGGCAGCGATTTATTAATTGTCCGTGAGTTAACAGGAGGGATTTATTTCGGTACTCCTAGTGAACGTCGTGATAACGGGCAAACAGTGGTTGATACACTAGCTTACACCCGTAAGGAGATTGAAAGAATCGTAGACAAAGCATTCCAAGCAGCCCAAGGGCGGCGTGGACACCTTACATCTGTTGATAAAGCAAACGTCTTGGAATCAAGTAAGATGTGGCGTGAGATTGTCGAAGAGAAAAAAGCTCACTATCCAGATGTGGCTGTTGACCATGTCTTGGTGGATGCAGCTGCTATGAAATTGATTACAAATCCTACGCAGTTCGATGTCATTGTAACGGAGAATATGTTCGGTGACATTCTTAGTGATGAAGCCTCTGTTTTAACAGGTTCACTTGGAATGCTTGCTTCAGCAAGCCTGAGCGAAGATGGAGTTGGACTATATGAACCCGTTCACGGTTCAGCACCAGATATTGCTGGAAAAGGTGTTGCCAACCCGGTAGCAATGATTTTATCAACCGCGTTGATGCTTCGTTACTCTTTCGAATTAAACGATGAGGCGAAATTGATTGAAGAGGCTGTACAATCGGTATTAGATGCTGGCTTCCATACCGCTGATCTTCAAATACCTGAAGGCAGACTTGTTGGTACTGCTGAAATGACTCGTCATATTGTCGACTTCATTAAATCTCAAAACGCATCAAAGTGTATCATGAGCTGTTATGTATAATTAGCTGCAGCTGGGCTCATTAGTCCAGCTGCTTCTCCTTATCAAGAACCGTATTTTTTAGGGGACGAACTACCCCCTCTCTACTAAATCTAGAAATGTGAGGAAGGACATTATGCAAAAACCAAAAAATATTATTCAAAAAGTTTGGGAGAAGCATGTCGTATATCAAGAAGCAGGAAAACCTGATTTGCTTTATATTGATTTGCACTTAGTTCATGAAGTAACCTCTCCTCAGGCATTTGAAGGGTTACGAATGAACGGCCGTAAAGTACGTCGACCAGATCTTACTTATGCAACAATGGACCACAATGTTTCCACACTTGATCGAAACGTGATCAAGGATCCTATCTCAAAGAAACAAATTGATACATTGAAGGAGAATTGTCAGGAATTTGGCGTTGAACTTTCTGATCGTCAGCATCCAGACAATGGGATTGTCCATGTAATTGGTCCTGAACTTGGTCTTACACAGCCTGGAAAGACAATCGTCTGTGGTGATAGTCATACTTCTACACATGGTGCATTTGGCGCTTTAGCGTTCGGAATTGGGACAAGTGAAGTCGAACATGTCCTAGCGACACAAACACTTTGGCAAGCACCTCCAAAAACAATGAATGTTAAAGTGAACGGTAAACTGGGAACAGGTGTAACGGCAAAGGATTTAATCTTAGCGATTATCGGTAAATTTGGCGTTCAATTCGGAACTGGTTATGTGATGGAATATACAGGCGAGGCGATCACTTCCCTATCCATGGAAGAGCGTATGACCGTTTGTAATATGTCGATTGAAGCAGGTGCACGTGCAGGCTTGATTTCACCTGATGAAACGACTTTTGAATACTTAAAAGGACGTAGACATGTTCCTAAGGGTGAAGCTTTCGAGGAAGCCGTAGCAAACTGGCGTGCACTTGCCACTGATGAAGGTGCACACTATGATTCTGTTGTTGAAATTGAGGCATCTGAAGTAGAACCTCAGGTGACATGGGGAACCAACCCAGGTATGTGTATCCCAATTACAGCTTCTGTTCCAAATCCGGATAATGAAGATAGAGCTAATAAAAAGGATGAAATTTCTCGTGCCCTTCAATATATGGGACTTGAAGCCGGCCAACCGATTTCAAATGTAGAGATTGACCATGTCTTTATTGGTTCTTGTACCAATTCACGGTTAAGTGATTTACGAAAGGCTGCGGATGTCGTTCGTGGACATAAGGTTAATCCTAAGGTGAAGGCAATCGTTGTTCCTGGCTCATTTAGTGTAAAATTAGCTGCGGAAAAAGAAGGTATTGATCAAATTTTCAAAGAAGCAGGCTTTGAATGGCGCGAAGCTGGCTGCAGTATGTGCTTGGCAATGAATGATGACATTGTTCCTCCAGGTGGACGCTGTGCCTCTACATCTAACCGTAATTTTGAAGGCCGCCAAGGAAACGGATCTCGCACCCACCTTGTCAGCCCTGAAATGGCTGCTGCTGCTGCAGTTGCAGGTCATTTCGTCGATGTTCGCAAGTTCACTGCACAGGAGGTAATATAAATGGAACCATTACGCATTCATACAGGAATCGTTTGCCCGTTAAATCGTAGTAATGTGGATACAGACCAGATTATTCCGAAGCAATTCCTAAAAAGAATTGAGCGAAGCGGCTTTGGACAATTTTTATTTTATCACTGGCGCTTTGATGATGAGGGTAACCTGCGTGAGGATTTTTCAATGAATCATCCTAAATATCAGGGAGCTTCTATTTTAGTTGCAGGTGAAAACTTTGGCTGTGGCTCCTCCCGTGAACATGCACCATGGGCGATTCAGGACTTTGGCTTTAAAGTGGTTATCGCCCAAAGTTACGCCGATATTTTTAAAAATAACTGCGTGAAAAATGGTATCCTTACAATTCAAGCTAGTGAAGAACAGGTTCAAAGTATTATGCGTAAAGCGGAGAACGAGGAGTACACACTTACTGTGAATCTAGAAGATCAAGTGGTTACCGATAATCAGGGGTTGGAGTTTACATTTGATATTGCTCCATATCCGAAAGAAATGCTGCTTAACGGCTGGGATGAAATTGGTGTAACACTGAACTATGAAGATAAAATTTCTCAGTATGAACTTGCACATAAATAGAAAAATGAGCTTGGATATCCAAGCTCATTTTTTAAGGCTCTTTTCTTAAACTTTGTTAATCTTGGAACAAAATTAATGATTGCACTAGATTTCCGTAGAAAACAGCAAAAATTTATTAAGAAAAGAGCGTCCAAACTAAATTCTAAAGCGCAAAATAGTTAATTCCACGTTAAAATCGGCTTTAAGATTTTAACAACTATCTTTACAAAACAGCATTTTCTATTGTCTTGGTGCCAATAACATCACCAAAACACCTATTAAACATATACCGCCGCCAATCCAGTCATAAAAGTCTGGAGTCTTTTTGTCGATGCCCCAACCCCACAATAGCGAAAGCACAATGAATACTCCCCCGTAAGCAGCATAAACTCGTCCGAATGATGGGAAAACCTGAAAGGTAGCAATTATACCGTACAAAGCTAGCACTACACCGCCAATTAGTCCCCAGTAGGACGGCTTCCCTTCTCGCAGCCATTGCCAAATAAGATAACCCCCTCCTATCTCTGCAATACCTGCAAGGATAAATAAAAGAGTTGCTTGAATCATTACAAACACATCCATTTCAATAAACTCTTATAAAAAGATTACATGCTCATTTTATAAATCCGTATGATGCTGGTCGATGAGTTAATCGGACACCATTGATGACGTATGATTCCCGTTCAACCTGAAATATCTCTCTAGCGGTCATCATAGATGACGTATGATTCCCGTTCGACCTGAAAGTATCTCACGAACGGTCATCATAGATGACGTATGATTACCGTTCGACCTGAAATATCTCTCTAGCGGTCATCATAGATGACGTATGATTAACATTAATCCTAAAAAACCCAAGCTTACATTAGAGGACTGCCTCATTCACATTTTGACCCCAGCAGTTCGGTATAAAAATTTTTTCATATCATAGGGTAAATAGTAGACAAGTTTAGGAGGTTGTTTATTTGCTTAAATTAATGTTATTTATTTTATTCGTTCTCCTAGCAATTACTATACTCTTCATTATCTTAACAAAAAATAAGCAGCAAATGATTCAGACTTATTCTATTTCTACTTTTTTAGGCACAAGTTCCAATGATGAAGTTCTGGAACAAAAACAATCTCTCATTGAAAAAGTTAATAAATTTTTCGATGATAATGGTGTCGGGGATGATGGTATAGACGACAACGGTGGGGATGAGGGGGGAGAATAGTTACAATATTTGGATAATCGCAACAATGTTTTTTCTATAATTTAGCTCTGTTATTATTCATTGTTGATGTTCGTGTAGGTATTAGAATGAATAGGCGGAGAATTTCCGGTTAATGTATATAGTGGTAGCTTAAGATGCAGAAATAAGCGGAGATATTCCGGTTAACTGCTCTAAATAAGTCAAAATCCAAAGATTTGGATCATATAAGCGGAAAAATGCCCTTATTTATAATGGTATATAACAAATTTCCAATTTAGCCTGAATTTTTCCGCTTATTTTTCAAACACAGTGGAATCAACATCCAGTTTTAACAGAGCATGTAATTTAAGAATGAACGAATGGATTAGGTTTAATACTAAGTACGAAAAAGGAGGGATTATGATGGATGGAAAATATAATACAGGCGACGACGCGAATGTAGAAATGAAGAAGGCTCTAAGCAAAACAACACCTAGAAAGAATCCAAACATGAGTGAAGCAGAGTTTAAGATGAAATACCAGGGTAAGAAACAAATCTAACATAAAACAGGGGCAGGTTTCCCCCTGCCCTTTTCAAATGCGCAACTTGTATTAAAGTGTCTCATTGATTTTATTTAAGACTTTATTGCGTCTAGTATAAGCGAAGGAAATAATAATTTATCTCCTTGATTCCTAGGATCAAACTTTTTGGACCGAAAAATCACTCCATCTTCAGCATGCCAGTCATTAAAATGAAAGTTACCTGCTTCATCACAATACTCAAGTAAAGTAACTTTAAATCCTGCCTCTTCAAACATGTTAGATAGCGTTCGATAAGTATGGACCATTTTATGACTTGCAGCGGGATGATCTTTTGGACCTGGTCCACCGATTTTAACTATATTTTGATAATCCTCATCAGGAAAAAATCCATCTGGAACCGCACACCGGATATAACCTGCAGGCTTCAGGTATTGATAACAATTTTTCGCAGCCTGAACACCTTCTTCAAATGTTAAGTGCTCCCAAATGTGTTCAGCTAGTATAGCTGTAATGGAATTATAAGTAAACATACTAGCCCATGTGGTTTCATCTATTAAATTAAGCTCTTCTTCTTGTGTATGTACCCAGCCTGGGTTATTATTGTAATCCCCAGCTCCGATCACAACTTTGATTTCCTTCTCTCTTATCACCAGATTCTCCCCTTCGTCTCCTATTCACCTTTTCTGGCATCTCTTATTTGTTATAATTCAATCCAGAATCTTTTTATGATAGTTCCATCTTCTTCAATAAAATCTGAATCTGGTATACCTCCATTATTAATAATCGTTTTGAAGGAACCTGTATTATCCTCATTACATAAAACCAGCGCCTTTTTAATTCCTAACTCTTTAGATTTTTCAAGCGCCAATGACAATAATTTAGTCGCATATCCTTTTCTTCTCTCTGAAGGACGGATACCGTAACCAATATGTCCTCCACTATTTAATAGAATTTCTGTTAAACGGTGTCTTATATTTACAACACCCAGTATTCTTTTGTTTTCATTTATTAACCAAAATGTTGAATCTGGCACCCAGCCTTCAGGAAGATTATGTCCTTGCTCATTATCATTTAAAAATTGGACCATTGCCTCAAAGTTTGACGGATCTTTTTTGATAACCCAAGGTACCATATCCTCTTTGCTATCTAACCATTCTTCATAAAATGAGATGTATTCTTCCTTCAATTCTACCGTTGGTTTAATTAAAGATACTTGATGGTTTGAGTCTATTATCAATCTTTCATACGACAAATTATCGTCCTCTTTTTTCAATAAAAACACATCAGGATTACGTAGATTCCGCCAATCATCAAATCCGAACTCATTATTATAATGATTTAAAAGTAAAGACAGAAGGTTACCATGTGTAACAATAATGGTATTTTGCGCTTCATTGTTCATAGCTTCCTCTACTACACTTACGATACGATGCACTGCATCATAACTAGACTCTCCACCTTCAAACTTCAAATCAAAATCATCAAAGGTAGCGCTTAGCTTTTCAAGCCAGTCGGAAAGATTTTCGGAACTAAGTACACGTTCTGTTAATAAATCGTTCGTTTCAATTTCTAAATTTAGTCTTTTTGCAAGTGGTTCTATAGATTGGATAGTGCGCACAAACGGACTTGAGATAATTCGATTAATTGGAATATCTCTAAAGAACTCAGATAATGCGATAGCTTGTGTATGACCTTTATTTGTTAGTGGCGCTTCTGCTGGCTGCCCTTGGGCCTCACAATGTCGGATAAGATAAATTTTCTTCATAACTAGTCCTCCTATTTTCTATTTATTCTTCAAACGTCTTTCTGAACCCATAAAAAGGCCGATATCCCTGACCTTCATAGAATCTATGGGAGGAACTTGATGCAAGCATTTCTATTCTCGTTTTAGGATATAAACGATGTACGTACTGAAGTAACTCTTGCCCAATGCCTAATCCCCGATACTTTTTATCAATTAATAATTCACAAATGTAAAGTGTAATACATGTGTCGGTAAAACCTCGAATATAGCCTACTACTCCGTCACCTTCTGCATCAACAACGTATGAAACAGATGAATTTTCCCATGCCTGCCTCGTATCTTCATTCTTTTCAACTAAGTTATTCCAGCCTTCTTCTCGGTTTAACTCTTGTATTCTATTAAAATCACTCTCTTGATACTGTCGGATATGTATCTGATTCATTAAATAAACCTCGCCCAAAATTTCTCTACGGTTTGTATTTTATGATAGGCCTCTGCCTATTAAATTTGCTGAAACCGGAGTCGCTCCAAGTTCCCTTGCCCATATGGATAATTGCCCAATATGATGAACTTCATGCACAATAATGTGATTTACTACCTCTCCATATGTAAAACTCCTGCCATCATCCAATTCTAAAATCTGACTGCCCATTTCTTCCTTCCATTCTGTTACAAACTTTTCCACCTCTAGATGCCAGTCATTATGCAGTTTTATTACATCATTAATAGAGTGGTAGTCCTCTAATTTAAATTCATACTCCTTTCCCCCATTTAAATCGTTAATCCAATCATATTCAACCACAACAATATGTAATAAAGTATGGAGTATATTGCCGAATCCCCCCGTCCTTTTTTCTAATAACTGTTCAGTTGTTAACTGTTCACACCAATTAAACCAATCTTCTCGTACCTGCCAATTATAATAAAATAGCTGTTTCAAGTTTTACACCTCTATTTTGGTTTACTATTTTCTTATCCCCCTAGTAATACTCTACAAAATGGTCA from Neobacillus sp. CF12 encodes:
- the leuC gene encoding 3-isopropylmalate dehydratase large subunit — encoded protein: MQKPKNIIQKVWEKHVVYQEAGKPDLLYIDLHLVHEVTSPQAFEGLRMNGRKVRRPDLTYATMDHNVSTLDRNVIKDPISKKQIDTLKENCQEFGVELSDRQHPDNGIVHVIGPELGLTQPGKTIVCGDSHTSTHGAFGALAFGIGTSEVEHVLATQTLWQAPPKTMNVKVNGKLGTGVTAKDLILAIIGKFGVQFGTGYVMEYTGEAITSLSMEERMTVCNMSIEAGARAGLISPDETTFEYLKGRRHVPKGEAFEEAVANWRALATDEGAHYDSVVEIEASEVEPQVTWGTNPGMCIPITASVPNPDNEDRANKKDEISRALQYMGLEAGQPISNVEIDHVFIGSCTNSRLSDLRKAADVVRGHKVNPKVKAIVVPGSFSVKLAAEKEGIDQIFKEAGFEWREAGCSMCLAMNDDIVPPGGRCASTSNRNFEGRQGNGSRTHLVSPEMAAAAAVAGHFVDVRKFTAQEVI
- the leuD gene encoding 3-isopropylmalate dehydratase small subunit → MEPLRIHTGIVCPLNRSNVDTDQIIPKQFLKRIERSGFGQFLFYHWRFDDEGNLREDFSMNHPKYQGASILVAGENFGCGSSREHAPWAIQDFGFKVVIAQSYADIFKNNCVKNGILTIQASEEQVQSIMRKAENEEYTLTVNLEDQVVTDNQGLEFTFDIAPYPKEMLLNGWDEIGVTLNYEDKISQYELAHK
- a CDS encoding YnfA family protein; its protein translation is MIQATLLFILAGIAEIGGGYLIWQWLREGKPSYWGLIGGVVLALYGIIATFQVFPSFGRVYAAYGGVFIVLSLLWGWGIDKKTPDFYDWIGGGICLIGVLVMLLAPRQ
- a CDS encoding SAM-dependent methyltransferase, which codes for MVIREKEIKVVIGAGDYNNNPGWVHTQEEELNLIDETTWASMFTYNSITAILAEHIWEHLTFEEGVQAAKNCYQYLKPAGYIRCAVPDGFFPDEDYQNIVKIGGPGPKDHPAASHKMVHTYRTLSNMFEEAGFKVTLLEYCDEAGNFHFNDWHAEDGVIFRSKKFDPRNQGDKLLFPSLILDAIKS
- a CDS encoding GNAT family N-acetyltransferase, with protein sequence MDSNHQVSLIKPTVELKEEYISFYEEWLDSKEDMVPWVIKKDPSNFEAMVQFLNDNEQGHNLPEGWVPDSTFWLINENKRILGVVNIRHRLTEILLNSGGHIGYGIRPSERRKGYATKLLSLALEKSKELGIKKALVLCNEDNTGSFKTIINNGGIPDSDFIEEDGTIIKRFWIEL
- a CDS encoding GNAT family N-acetyltransferase, which produces MNQIHIRQYQESDFNRIQELNREEGWNNLVEKNEDTRQAWENSSVSYVVDAEGDGVVGYIRGFTDTCITLYICELLIDKKYRGLGIGQELLQYVHRLYPKTRIEMLASSSSHRFYEGQGYRPFYGFRKTFEE
- a CDS encoding DinB family protein, with translation MKQLFYYNWQVREDWFNWCEQLTTEQLLEKRTGGFGNILHTLLHIVVVEYDWINDLNGGKEYEFKLEDYHSINDVIKLHNDWHLEVEKFVTEWKEEMGSQILELDDGRSFTYGEVVNHIIVHEVHHIGQLSIWARELGATPVSANLIGRGLS